The proteins below come from a single Synergistaceae bacterium genomic window:
- a CDS encoding cyclase family protein has translation MRESYIKMFENLKASARIVDLSYTLEEGMPVWPTQARYGGTLYESYDYGDEGLHSRIVMSEHTGTHIDAPKHFMRGGCPIDEMPVSAIMGRGVKIDAMSTPEKGLFSLEEIRHFEALNGEIKPGDIVMLRFGWDEKYGLQPNCAGYLRDWPGLDQRAAEYLAGRNVAAVGCDTLSLDAYGLSGSPCHHTLLGKNIPIIENLCALSLIPVFTYLIGLPNKFKGGSGSPIRIVAFSEEFNSAAE, from the coding sequence ATGCGTGAATCGTACATAAAGATGTTCGAGAACTTGAAGGCTAGTGCACGGATCGTGGACCTCTCTTATACGCTAGAAGAGGGGATGCCTGTGTGGCCAACTCAGGCCCGTTACGGCGGGACGTTGTACGAATCTTACGATTACGGCGATGAAGGGTTGCATTCAAGAATCGTCATGTCAGAGCACACCGGCACACACATTGACGCACCCAAACATTTCATGCGTGGCGGATGTCCCATAGACGAAATGCCGGTCTCCGCGATCATGGGACGCGGGGTTAAGATAGACGCCATGAGTACGCCTGAAAAAGGATTATTTTCCCTGGAGGAAATTCGGCATTTCGAGGCGCTAAACGGCGAGATTAAGCCTGGGGATATCGTGATGTTGCGTTTTGGCTGGGACGAAAAATACGGGCTGCAGCCGAACTGTGCTGGTTACCTTCGGGATTGGCCGGGTTTGGATCAAAGGGCAGCCGAATACCTAGCCGGACGAAACGTGGCAGCCGTGGGTTGCGACACGCTTTCTTTGGACGCCTACGGCCTGTCCGGAAGCCCGTGTCATCATACGTTGTTGGGCAAAAATATTCCGATCATAGAGAACCTGTGCGCTCTGTCGCTAATACCTGTTTTTACCTACCTCATCGGCCTGCCGAACAAGTTCAAGGGCGGTTCCGGGTCTCCGATTCGCATCGTCGCCTTCTCGGAAGAGTTCAACTCGGCGGCAGAGTGA
- a CDS encoding class II fructose-bisphosphate aldolase: MNIDDKAYKVMLERRPLNVRALWENESVGLVSGRDIYTAAKELGCVVLAANCRCPLTAKGVLRAAKKLNAAVVLEIAKSETGYCLGNFDNLPTYAAKYSRELGDGVIFAMHVDHYGIKGAADINKAVSHLPALVAQSWTSLAVDASHLQDYDNLCATRDVTMSIPPYLGLEVEVGEIKGAGELSTVEEALFFIGGLNSWGVYPDLLAISNGSLHGTYDASSGQQEGIDLNRTLEIAEAIAPYGVSIAQHGISGTPLHKVEEFHNYRINKGNVATLFQNVAFGLKMDPETGNADTSTGAYVKESERGVSDALWSKIIAWADGNKISRKGGDYKKANLPFGEAILRETPEVVERIVGETEEWASRFIKAMKGEGSADKVLEVINRRLDHNAAPERKPLRPRSDYTLDKAPNKKKNDGNFDD, from the coding sequence ATGAATATCGACGATAAGGCATACAAGGTAATGCTGGAACGAAGACCTTTGAATGTCAGGGCATTATGGGAAAACGAAAGCGTCGGTCTGGTGAGCGGACGGGATATTTACACCGCGGCCAAAGAGTTGGGTTGTGTCGTCCTGGCGGCCAACTGCCGCTGTCCGTTGACGGCGAAGGGTGTCCTGCGAGCGGCCAAAAAACTGAACGCCGCCGTTGTGCTGGAGATCGCCAAGTCCGAGACGGGCTATTGCCTTGGCAACTTCGATAACCTTCCGACCTACGCGGCGAAGTACTCCAGAGAACTGGGCGACGGGGTCATTTTCGCGATGCATGTGGACCACTATGGTATCAAAGGAGCGGCCGACATCAACAAAGCCGTGTCCCATTTACCGGCTCTAGTGGCTCAGAGCTGGACTTCCCTGGCTGTGGATGCTTCGCATCTACAAGATTACGATAATCTTTGCGCTACCCGAGACGTGACCATGAGCATCCCTCCTTACCTGGGCCTTGAGGTGGAAGTCGGGGAAATCAAGGGCGCCGGGGAACTGTCCACGGTGGAGGAGGCTCTTTTCTTCATCGGCGGCTTGAACTCTTGGGGCGTTTACCCGGATCTTCTGGCCATCTCCAACGGTTCGTTGCATGGCACTTACGACGCGTCCAGCGGCCAGCAGGAGGGGATTGATCTGAACCGCACCCTCGAAATCGCCGAAGCAATCGCCCCCTATGGCGTCTCCATCGCCCAGCACGGTATTTCTGGAACGCCGCTTCACAAAGTGGAAGAGTTCCATAACTATCGTATCAATAAAGGCAACGTAGCGACGCTCTTTCAGAACGTGGCCTTCGGCTTGAAGATGGATCCAGAAACCGGCAACGCGGACACCTCTACAGGCGCTTACGTGAAGGAATCCGAGCGCGGCGTTAGTGACGCCTTATGGAGCAAAATTATAGCCTGGGCGGACGGCAATAAAATCAGCCGCAAGGGAGGCGATTATAAAAAGGCAAATCTCCCCTTCGGAGAGGCGATTTTGCGCGAGACACCGGAGGTGGTGGAGCGCATTGTTGGAGAGACCGAAGAATGGGCGTCCCGTTTCATCAAGGCTATGAAAGGAGAGGGAAGTGCCGATAAGGTTTTGGAGGTCATCAACCGCCGCCTCGATCACAACGCCGCGCCTGAGCGCAAGCCATTGCGCCCTCGGTCCGATTACACGCTCGATAAAGCGCCCAACAAGAAAAAGAATGATGGAAACTTCGACGATTGA
- the cobT gene encoding nicotinate-nucleotide--dimethylbenzimidazole phosphoribosyltransferase, whose translation MMETSTIDALRADIEPLDGRSVEEATAYQNRLLKPAGSLGQLEALAIQIAGITGQLHNRVDRKVHFLFGADHGVYEEGVSASPQNFTRVLMEFYARNEGCGITVLCEHAGVDLKLIDMGVKDLAPHPAIDRRFRLMSEGTDNFVRGNVLAMSREVAEKAVEAGIQLASEAKEKGYKIVGTGEVGMANTTPAAACIMAALGVDDPDLAVGRGGGLTDEAFETKKRVILRALREHKPNPADPLDILSKVGGLDIAGMMGVFLGAARYRLPVVIDGVISIAAALLAILASPLTKGFMIPSHLSQEPGYGLAMRHLGLTPLLNLGMRLGEGSGCPIAMQVVDDALALMNSMNTFDGVSLESEYRKGLKA comes from the coding sequence ATGATGGAAACTTCGACGATTGACGCCTTAAGGGCGGATATCGAGCCTCTTGACGGCCGAAGCGTAGAAGAGGCTACCGCGTATCAGAACAGGTTGTTGAAGCCGGCCGGCAGTTTGGGACAGTTGGAAGCTCTTGCCATTCAGATTGCGGGCATCACAGGACAATTACACAATCGCGTCGATCGTAAGGTTCATTTCCTCTTTGGCGCCGACCACGGAGTGTACGAGGAAGGTGTTTCCGCCTCGCCTCAGAATTTCACTCGCGTGTTAATGGAGTTCTATGCAAGAAACGAAGGGTGCGGCATCACGGTGCTGTGCGAACACGCCGGAGTCGATTTAAAGCTGATCGATATGGGAGTCAAGGACCTGGCGCCCCATCCCGCTATCGACAGGCGTTTTCGCCTGATGTCGGAGGGAACGGATAACTTCGTTCGGGGAAATGTCCTCGCGATGTCTAGGGAGGTCGCGGAAAAAGCAGTGGAGGCGGGAATCCAACTGGCGAGCGAAGCCAAAGAGAAAGGTTATAAAATTGTGGGAACGGGCGAGGTCGGCATGGCAAACACAACGCCGGCCGCGGCCTGTATTATGGCAGCCTTGGGGGTCGATGATCCCGACCTTGCTGTAGGACGTGGAGGCGGCCTCACCGACGAGGCCTTTGAGACAAAAAAACGTGTTATTCTTCGCGCGCTGCGAGAGCACAAGCCCAACCCAGCCGACCCTCTGGACATTCTCTCCAAGGTGGGGGGACTCGACATCGCCGGAATGATGGGTGTTTTTCTTGGAGCCGCACGCTACAGGCTCCCCGTTGTTATCGATGGGGTCATTTCCATTGCCGCCGCGCTTCTCGCCATCCTGGCTTCACCTTTGACCAAAGGTTTCATGATCCCCTCTCATTTATCTCAGGAACCCGGTTATGGCCTGGCCATGCGCCATCTGGGCTTGACGCCCCTTTTAAACCTAGGTATGCGCCTGGGAGAGGGCAGCGGATGTCCTATCGCCATGCAGGTGGTGGACGACGCTTTGGCCCTGATGAACTCTATGAACACCTTTGACGGCGTCTCGCTGGAGTCGGAGTATCGAAAGGGTTTGAAGGCGTAA
- a CDS encoding helix-turn-helix transcriptional regulator, whose protein sequence is MSTAKRIVDRLQAADLTCPIRYTLNVIGGKWKLPIICMLEKGNPTRYSTLKRKLGDITNMMLAQSLKELEASGIVHREQYNEVPPRVEYTLTEKGKTLLPSVTLLWQWARDSMEQETICGKDCDKCLSEI, encoded by the coding sequence GTGAGCACAGCCAAGAGAATTGTAGACAGGCTGCAAGCAGCGGACTTGACGTGTCCTATCCGTTATACGCTGAATGTGATTGGCGGCAAGTGGAAGTTGCCCATCATCTGCATGCTGGAAAAGGGCAACCCTACGCGGTACAGCACCCTCAAGCGCAAACTGGGCGATATAACCAACATGATGCTGGCGCAGTCGTTAAAGGAACTTGAAGCGTCGGGGATTGTCCATCGTGAGCAATACAACGAAGTGCCGCCGCGGGTGGAATATACTCTGACCGAAAAAGGGAAAACTCTGTTGCCGTCTGTCACATTACTTTGGCAATGGGCGCGGGACAGTATGGAGCAGGAAACAATCTGCGGGAAAGACTGCGACAAGTGCCTTTCGGAGATATAG
- a CDS encoding ABC transporter substrate-binding protein has translation MRRAILLRAMFLLLIFALVLTSNYASSMAFAASSSKGYVIGFSNSYNGNTYRQAMERYAREAADVLIASGELRELIFAESNQNNSVQVQQIQNFIVQGVDAIIIDPGSATALTGAIQEASDAGIPCIIVNDGPVTSKAELCYQINFDTIAQMGELTEYVCKAIGGKGNIIELRGTAGSEFDHIAHEGVLKALAKYPDIKVLAEIYTDWTGSKAQAELASVLPTLDKIDAIVTQGGDSYAAVQAFHSARLALPIIGGDNRGYFLKWWANEAPEGYDTISVSSNPWDGASAVYVTVDILNGMDVPKEMTHPFGIVTKDEIKDFANVPDEVIACPTYDREWVRANLYKK, from the coding sequence ATGAGAAGGGCTATCTTATTACGCGCAATGTTTCTTCTGTTGATTTTTGCATTGGTTCTGACCTCGAATTACGCTTCAAGCATGGCGTTCGCCGCATCTTCCAGCAAAGGCTATGTGATAGGCTTTTCAAACTCTTATAACGGTAACACATATCGTCAAGCAATGGAACGTTATGCCAGAGAAGCCGCTGACGTATTGATCGCGTCAGGCGAACTCCGTGAACTGATCTTCGCCGAATCAAATCAGAACAACAGCGTACAGGTGCAACAGATTCAGAATTTCATAGTTCAAGGTGTGGATGCGATAATCATTGACCCCGGTTCTGCCACGGCGTTGACGGGCGCCATACAGGAAGCGTCGGATGCAGGAATTCCATGTATTATCGTTAACGATGGGCCTGTGACGTCGAAAGCGGAGCTGTGCTATCAGATCAACTTTGACACCATCGCCCAGATGGGCGAATTGACGGAGTACGTCTGTAAAGCCATCGGCGGCAAAGGCAATATCATTGAGCTTCGCGGTACAGCCGGCAGTGAATTTGACCATATAGCCCACGAAGGTGTCCTGAAAGCACTCGCCAAATACCCTGATATTAAGGTATTGGCGGAAATTTACACTGACTGGACTGGCTCAAAGGCCCAGGCGGAGCTAGCTTCAGTTCTTCCGACCCTCGACAAGATAGATGCTATCGTGACTCAGGGAGGAGACTCCTACGCAGCGGTTCAGGCATTTCACTCGGCAAGGCTTGCTCTACCTATAATCGGCGGCGACAATCGCGGTTATTTCCTGAAGTGGTGGGCCAATGAAGCGCCAGAGGGCTACGACACTATTTCCGTCTCGTCCAACCCTTGGGACGGCGCTTCGGCGGTCTATGTCACGGTGGACATCTTAAATGGAATGGACGTTCCAAAGGAGATGACGCACCCCTTCGGTATCGTCACCAAAGACGAGATCAAGGATTTTGCAAATGTGCCGGATGAAGTGATTGCCTGCCCCACCTACGACCGCGAATGGGTGCGCGCCAATCTTTACAAAAAGTAG